The genomic DNA CGAGTCCAGGTGTGGCCGCCGAACAGCGGGGTACTCGCCCGCCATGACCACCGCTGGACGACCAACCAACCCCGATCCCGAGGACGCGAAGATCCCGGGACTCGAGCCGGGTGGCGGCGTGGCCCCTGGTGACACTCCGCCCATCGCCGCGACGACGTCGCAGTCGGCGAACAGGGATCCGATACCGAAGGGCAACCGCTTCACCGCGAGCGGCGTCACCGGCATCGTCATCGCCGTCGTGGGGGCCATCGCCTTCCTGGTCATCGCCGTGTTCCTGGTGATGTACCTCGTCGGCAAGTACTGACGCCGACCGCTACGACGGCTCGGCGCTGTGGATCGCCTCCTGAATCGACCGCTGCACCGAGT from Mycolicibacterium arabiense includes the following:
- a CDS encoding DUF6480 family protein, with product MTTAGRPTNPDPEDAKIPGLEPGGGVAPGDTPPIAATTSQSANRDPIPKGNRFTASGVTGIVIAVVGAIAFLVIAVFLVMYLVGKY